One segment of Carassius auratus strain Wakin chromosome 2, ASM336829v1, whole genome shotgun sequence DNA contains the following:
- the LOC113116367 gene encoding gamma-interferon-inducible lysosomal thiol reductase-like produces the protein MLGFKVSVLLFVVCSLSKSSGRFLNSCSYPPSQWCDSRDIAAECGVLEQCMKYNVTKSTDDKVTVGLYYESLCPGCRQFLVLRLLPTFVMLQDIMAIDLVPYGNAQEKEDKGKYIFTCQHGQDECQGNLIETCLLNMFGMDAVTVIFCMESAPNVLKSAQPCFEVYFPDQKWDSVMACVNGDKGNALMHQNAVKTNALKPPHQYVPWITINGEHTDDLQEKAMNSLYNLVCSLYKGKKTPACGQGLKKETNSYCMNNQ, from the exons ATGCTCGGCTTTAAAGTGTCTGTGCTCCTCTTCGTTGTCTGTTCTCTGAGTAAATCCAGCGGCAGGTTTCTAAACTCCTGTAGTTATCCACCGTCACAATGGTGCGACTCTCGAGACATTGCAGCCGAATGTGGG GTGTTGGAACAATGCATGAAGTACAACGTAACTAAGTCCACCGATGACAAGGTCACCGTGGGCCTGTACTACGAGTCTTTGTGTCCTGGATGCAGGCAGTTTCTTGTATTGCGGCTCTTGCCTACCTTTGTTATGTTGCAGGACATCATGGCTATTGATTTGGTTCCATATGGAAATGCACAG GAGAAAGAAGATAAAGGGAAGTACATCTTCACTTGTCAGCATGGACAGGATGAATGTCAAGGTAACCTGATTGAG ACCTGCTTGTTGAATATGTTCGGAATGGACGCTGTTACAGTCATTTTCTGCATGGAGTCAGCACCAAATGTGCTGAAATCTGCCCAGCCG TGTTTCGAAGTCTACTTTCCTGATCAAAAATGGGATTCAGTCATGGCTTGTGTGAACGGAGATAAGGGCAATGCATTAATGCATCAAAATGCTGTGAAAACAAATGCTCTGAAACCCCCTCATCAATATGTGCCTTGGATAACTATTAATGGA GAACACACAGATGATCTTCAGGAAAAAGCGATGAATTCTCTCTACAATCTCGTGTGCAGCTTGTACAAG GGTAAAAAAACACCTGCTTGTGGTCAAGGGTTGAAGAAGGAAACCAACAGTTACTGCATGAATAATCAATAA